One stretch of Cellulomonas wangsupingiae DNA includes these proteins:
- a CDS encoding thiamine-phosphate kinase has product MPPDSPLVADLAEQDLLDRIFPHLPVGSRTLVPPGDDAAVVVAPDGRYVVTCDVLVEDVHFRRAWSTGEDVGRRAAMQNLADVAAMGARPVALVVGLVVPGTTPVDWVEGLARGLGAACRPLDVGVVGGDLSGGPVVVVSVTALGDLEGRPAVTRAGARAGDVVAHAGRRGWSAAGLALLTAGQADVDPELVAAYRVPEPDLAAGPAAARAGATAMLDVSDGLLRDARRLARASGVTLELDDPADAFPEDGARLAGAADAVGARASDWLLAGGEDHGLLATFPPDAPLPPAFRPIGSVTGRSLDPVLVGGRPPQAASTGWDHFGA; this is encoded by the coding sequence GTGCCGCCCGACAGCCCGCTCGTCGCCGACCTCGCCGAGCAGGACCTGCTCGACCGGATCTTCCCCCACCTGCCCGTGGGGTCGCGCACGCTCGTGCCCCCCGGGGACGACGCGGCGGTCGTGGTCGCTCCCGACGGCCGGTACGTCGTCACGTGCGACGTGCTCGTCGAGGACGTGCACTTCCGCCGCGCGTGGTCCACCGGTGAGGACGTGGGACGCCGGGCAGCGATGCAGAACCTCGCGGACGTCGCCGCGATGGGCGCGCGACCGGTGGCGCTGGTCGTGGGGCTCGTCGTGCCGGGGACCACGCCGGTCGACTGGGTCGAAGGGCTGGCCCGAGGGCTCGGCGCGGCGTGCCGGCCGCTGGACGTCGGCGTCGTGGGCGGGGACCTGTCCGGGGGTCCGGTGGTCGTCGTGTCGGTCACCGCGCTCGGCGACCTCGAGGGACGGCCGGCCGTCACCCGCGCGGGGGCCCGCGCGGGTGACGTCGTGGCGCACGCGGGCCGCAGGGGCTGGTCGGCGGCCGGGCTCGCGCTGCTGACCGCCGGTCAGGCCGACGTCGACCCCGAGCTGGTGGCCGCGTACCGGGTGCCCGAGCCCGACCTCGCCGCCGGACCGGCCGCCGCGCGTGCCGGTGCGACGGCGATGCTCGACGTGTCCGACGGGCTCCTGCGCGACGCCCGGCGGCTCGCACGCGCCAGCGGCGTCACGCTCGAGCTCGACGACCCCGCCGACGCGTTCCCCGAGGACGGCGCCCGCCTGGCGGGCGCGGCGGACGCCGTGGGCGCCCGGGCGTCGGACTGGCTGCTCGCCGGGGGAGAGGACCACGGACTGCTCGCGACCTTCCCGCCGGACGCGCCGCTGCCGCCCGCGTTCCGACCCATCGGGTCGGTGACGGGGCGGTCGCTCGACCCCGTGCTCGTCGGCGGTCGGCCGCCGCAGGCCGCCTCGACGGGATGGGACCACTTCGGCGCGTGA
- a CDS encoding lysophospholipid acyltransferase family protein: MPSPSRSNLAYRNVARIVRPLLFATTRPDWHGAEHLPAEGGFIVVANHMTEADPLTFAHYLWDHGHVPRVLAKASLFSVPVVGAVLRATGQIPVHRETAAAGDSLRAAVTAVEQGECVAIFPEGTLTRDPDLWPMVGRTGVARLALTTRAPVVPVAQWGPQDLLARYGKVPRPFPRKKVTLVAGPPVDLSDLYDRPLDNATLREATERVMADITRLLEQIRGEKAPAQRHDMRRRAAGDGSAS, encoded by the coding sequence GTGCCGTCGCCGTCGCGCTCCAACCTCGCCTACCGCAACGTCGCACGTATCGTGCGGCCCTTGCTGTTCGCGACGACCCGTCCCGACTGGCACGGTGCCGAGCACCTGCCCGCCGAGGGCGGGTTCATCGTCGTCGCCAACCACATGACCGAGGCCGACCCGCTGACGTTCGCGCACTACCTGTGGGACCACGGGCACGTGCCGCGGGTGCTCGCCAAGGCCTCCCTGTTCTCGGTCCCGGTCGTCGGCGCCGTGCTGCGCGCGACGGGGCAGATCCCCGTGCACCGCGAGACGGCCGCCGCCGGGGACTCCCTGCGCGCCGCGGTCACCGCGGTCGAGCAGGGGGAGTGCGTGGCGATCTTCCCCGAGGGCACGCTCACGCGGGACCCGGACCTGTGGCCGATGGTCGGACGCACCGGGGTCGCGCGCCTCGCGCTGACGACGCGGGCGCCGGTCGTCCCCGTCGCGCAGTGGGGGCCGCAGGACCTCCTGGCGCGCTACGGCAAGGTGCCCCGCCCCTTCCCGCGCAAGAAGGTGACGCTCGTGGCCGGCCCGCCGGTCGACCTGTCGGACCTGTACGACCGGCCGCTGGACAACGCGACGCTGCGCGAGGCGACCGAGCGGGTCATGGCCGACATCACGCGGCTGCTCGAGCAGATCCGCGGCGAGAAGGCGCCGGCGCAGCGGCACGACATGCGCCGGCGTGCCGCCGGCGACGGGTCGGCGTCGTGA
- a CDS encoding DUF3515 domain-containing protein, with the protein MHHRPTVLTAAATVTLLGVSACSSTVPVTVAPHATDPVCASVVLSLPASLGDGLTRVDTDAQATAAWGEPREAVVLRCGVEPPGPTTDRCESVTTPGGPTVDWVVVEDDGDWTFTTYGRVPAVELRVPAAVAAERSTSFVDLLGPAVARTAQERSCL; encoded by the coding sequence GTGCACCACCGCCCCACCGTCCTGACCGCCGCAGCGACGGTCACGCTCCTCGGGGTGTCGGCGTGCTCGTCGACCGTGCCCGTCACGGTCGCCCCGCACGCGACCGACCCCGTGTGCGCGTCCGTCGTGCTGTCCCTGCCCGCGTCGCTCGGCGACGGCCTGACGCGCGTCGACACCGACGCCCAGGCCACGGCCGCCTGGGGCGAGCCGCGCGAGGCCGTCGTGCTGCGCTGCGGCGTCGAGCCGCCGGGCCCCACGACGGACCGCTGCGAGTCCGTCACCACGCCGGGCGGACCGACCGTGGACTGGGTGGTCGTCGAGGACGACGGCGACTGGACGTTCACCACGTACGGTCGCGTGCCCGCGGTCGAGCTCCGCGTCCCGGCGGCCGTCGCCGCCGAGCGCTCGACGTCGTTCGTGGACCTGCTGGGCCCGGCCGTGGCGAGGACCGCGCAGGAGCGCAGCTGCCTGTGA
- a CDS encoding ATP-dependent DNA helicase RecG: MLAADPLAVPLTRLNARTAKALAKLGLETSGDLLRHYPRRYAEPGTLTDMASLRVGEHVTVVAEVVRTSLRPTAQGRGLLQSTITDGRSRIELTFFASHVKKLEWRQGQLRPGRRGLFTGEVSVYRDTLQLMHPECRLFGADDDAQEEDEALVEAGRPIPVYPAVAGFESWKVAQAVRTVLDPLREQDVPDPVPAALRERDALPTLVEALRLVHVPQDEADWQRGRARLRYEEALVLQAELARRRARVAREEAVARPRRDGGLLDAFDARLPFTLTAGQRTVGEQISGELAAPRPMQRLLQGEVGSGKTVVALRAMLQVVDAGGQAALLAPTEVLAAQHARTLRGLLGDLAEGGFLGGAGDATRVALLTGSLPTAARRAAMLDAASGAAGIVVGTHALLSQDVQFAELGLVVVDEQHRFGVEQRDALRAKAGRTPHTLVMTATPIPRTVAMTVFGDLETSVLSEVPAGRQGITTHTVPADNPRWTDRTWQRVREEVAGGGRAYVVCPRIDGDATAGDPADEDGSDLVVDAGPTVGAPDTGARRPLRAVLDVADELRARPDLAGIGIGVLHGRLSPEEKDRAFAAFASGDAPVLVSTTVVEVGVDVPDATVMVVLDADRFGLSQLHQLRGRVGRGSRPGLCLLVSSAQPGTDAHTRLETLAATTDGFELAALDLELRQEGDVLGAAQHGRGSSLRLLRVTRDADVIARARTDARALVDQDEDLGAWPALQAAIQASLAGEREEFLDRA, from the coding sequence GTGCTCGCCGCCGACCCGCTGGCCGTCCCCCTGACGCGCCTCAACGCCCGCACCGCCAAGGCGCTGGCCAAGCTCGGCCTCGAGACGTCGGGCGACCTGCTGCGGCACTACCCGCGCCGGTACGCCGAGCCGGGCACGCTGACCGACATGGCGAGCCTGCGGGTGGGGGAGCACGTGACCGTCGTCGCCGAGGTCGTGCGCACGTCGTTGCGGCCCACGGCGCAGGGTCGCGGGCTCCTGCAGTCGACCATCACGGACGGGCGCAGCCGCATCGAGCTCACGTTCTTCGCGTCGCACGTCAAGAAGCTCGAGTGGCGCCAGGGCCAGCTGCGCCCCGGCCGGCGCGGGCTGTTCACGGGCGAGGTCTCGGTGTACCGGGACACGCTGCAGCTCATGCACCCCGAGTGCCGGCTGTTCGGTGCGGACGACGACGCGCAGGAGGAGGACGAGGCCCTCGTCGAGGCGGGTCGGCCGATCCCCGTGTACCCGGCGGTCGCGGGGTTCGAGTCGTGGAAGGTCGCGCAGGCGGTCCGCACCGTCCTCGACCCGCTGCGCGAGCAGGACGTCCCCGACCCCGTGCCGGCCGCCCTGCGGGAGCGCGACGCGCTGCCGACGCTGGTGGAGGCGCTGCGCCTCGTGCACGTCCCGCAGGACGAGGCGGACTGGCAGCGGGGCCGCGCGCGCCTGCGGTACGAGGAGGCGCTCGTCCTGCAGGCGGAGCTCGCGCGGCGCCGCGCCCGCGTGGCGCGCGAGGAGGCCGTCGCCCGGCCACGGCGTGACGGAGGGCTGCTCGACGCGTTCGACGCCCGCCTGCCGTTCACGCTCACGGCCGGCCAGCGCACGGTCGGCGAGCAGATCTCCGGCGAGCTCGCGGCGCCGAGGCCCATGCAGCGGCTGCTGCAGGGCGAGGTGGGCTCGGGCAAGACCGTCGTCGCGCTGCGGGCCATGCTGCAGGTCGTCGACGCCGGCGGCCAGGCCGCGCTGCTCGCGCCGACCGAGGTCCTGGCCGCCCAGCACGCGCGCACGCTGCGCGGTCTGCTGGGCGACCTCGCCGAGGGCGGGTTCCTCGGCGGCGCGGGCGACGCGACGCGGGTCGCGCTGCTGACCGGGTCGCTGCCCACCGCGGCGCGGCGAGCGGCGATGCTCGACGCCGCGAGCGGAGCTGCCGGGATCGTCGTGGGGACGCACGCGCTGCTCTCGCAGGACGTGCAGTTCGCCGAGCTGGGCCTGGTGGTCGTCGACGAGCAGCACCGGTTCGGCGTCGAGCAGCGCGACGCCCTGCGGGCCAAGGCCGGCCGGACCCCGCACACGCTCGTCATGACCGCGACGCCCATCCCGCGGACGGTCGCGATGACCGTCTTCGGGGACCTGGAGACGTCGGTCCTGAGCGAGGTCCCCGCGGGCAGGCAGGGCATCACGACGCACACGGTGCCCGCCGACAACCCCCGTTGGACCGACCGGACCTGGCAGCGCGTGCGCGAGGAGGTCGCCGGTGGGGGACGGGCGTACGTCGTGTGCCCGCGCATCGACGGCGACGCGACCGCGGGCGACCCGGCGGACGAGGACGGGTCGGACCTGGTGGTCGACGCCGGACCGACGGTCGGCGCACCGGACACCGGCGCACGCCGGCCGCTGCGGGCCGTGCTCGACGTGGCCGACGAGCTGCGTGCCCGGCCCGACCTCGCGGGCATCGGCATCGGTGTGCTGCACGGCCGGCTGTCCCCCGAGGAGAAGGACCGGGCGTTCGCGGCGTTCGCCTCCGGCGACGCGCCGGTGCTCGTGTCGACCACGGTCGTCGAGGTCGGCGTGGACGTGCCCGACGCGACCGTCATGGTGGTCCTCGACGCCGACCGGTTCGGCCTGTCCCAGCTGCACCAGCTGCGCGGCCGCGTGGGACGCGGGTCGCGGCCGGGGCTGTGCCTGCTGGTGAGCTCGGCGCAGCCCGGGACGGACGCGCACACGCGCCTGGAGACGCTGGCCGCCACGACCGACGGCTTCGAGCTCGCGGCGCTCGACCTCGAGCTGCGGCAGGAGGGCGACGTCCTGGGTGCGGCCCAGCACGGGCGGGGGAGCTCGTTGCGCCTGCTGCGCGTGACGCGGGACGCCGACGTCATCGCCCGCGCCCGCACGGACGCCCGCGCGCTCGTCGACCAGGACGAGGACCTCGGTGCGTGGCCCGCGCTGCAGGCGGCGATTCAGGCGTCGCTGGCCGGCGAGCGCGAGGAGTTCCTCGACCGGGCGTGA
- a CDS encoding NAD(P)H-dependent glycerol-3-phosphate dehydrogenase: MTTQGVPLRAAVLGSGSWGTTFAAVMADAGCDVTVWGRDAATVDEIARDGRNTRYLPGIDLPAGVTATHDVRAAVADVDVVAVAVPSQRARDVLAPLADALSPRAAVVSLMKGVELGTDQRMSEVVAQSLGIAPARVAVLSGPNLAREIALRQPTATVVASTDDATARLVARACASSYFRPYTNPDVVGVELCGAVKNVIALAVGISQGRGMGFNTMATVITRGLVEITRLGLALGADAETFPGLAGMGDLMATCASPDSRNHTLGVHLGRGMTLDAAVVATGGTAEGVKSCRSVLELATSLGVEMPITSAVVRVLHEGLPVDDLAGLLLARPHRAEGV, translated from the coding sequence GTGACCACCCAGGGCGTGCCGCTGCGGGCCGCGGTCCTCGGGTCCGGCAGCTGGGGCACGACCTTCGCCGCCGTCATGGCGGACGCGGGCTGCGACGTCACCGTGTGGGGCCGGGACGCCGCCACGGTCGACGAGATCGCACGCGACGGGCGCAACACGCGCTACCTGCCCGGCATCGACCTGCCGGCCGGTGTCACCGCGACGCACGACGTCAGGGCCGCGGTCGCGGACGTCGACGTGGTCGCGGTCGCCGTGCCGTCGCAGCGCGCGCGTGACGTGCTCGCGCCGCTGGCGGACGCGCTGTCGCCCCGTGCGGCCGTCGTCTCGCTGATGAAGGGCGTCGAGCTGGGCACCGACCAGCGGATGAGCGAGGTGGTCGCGCAGAGCCTGGGCATCGCGCCGGCTCGTGTCGCGGTGCTCTCCGGGCCGAACCTGGCGCGGGAGATCGCGCTGCGGCAGCCGACCGCGACGGTCGTGGCGTCGACGGACGACGCGACGGCGCGGCTCGTGGCGCGTGCGTGCGCGTCGTCCTACTTCCGCCCCTACACCAACCCGGACGTCGTCGGCGTCGAGCTGTGCGGCGCCGTGAAGAACGTCATCGCGCTCGCGGTGGGGATCTCGCAGGGGCGGGGCATGGGCTTCAACACCATGGCCACGGTCATCACACGGGGCCTCGTCGAGATCACGCGCCTCGGGCTCGCGCTCGGCGCCGACGCGGAGACGTTCCCGGGGCTGGCCGGCATGGGGGACCTCATGGCGACCTGTGCGTCCCCCGACTCGCGCAACCACACGCTCGGGGTGCACCTCGGTCGCGGCATGACGCTCGACGCGGCCGTCGTCGCGACCGGGGGCACCGCCGAGGGCGTGAAGTCGTGCCGGTCCGTGCTCGAGCTCGCGACGTCGCTCGGCGTCGAGATGCCCATCACGTCGGCGGTCGTGCGCGTGCTCCACGAGGGCCTGCCGGTCGACGACCTGGCCGGGCTCCTGCTCGCGCGGCCGCACCGGGCCGAGGGCGTCTGA
- the rpmB gene encoding 50S ribosomal protein L28, which produces MAANCDVCAKRPSFGHSISHSHVRTKRRWNPNIQRVRVVVAGTPKRLNVCTSCLKAGKVQRAV; this is translated from the coding sequence GTGGCTGCCAACTGCGACGTCTGCGCCAAGCGCCCGAGCTTCGGGCACAGCATCTCGCACTCGCACGTGCGCACGAAGCGGCGCTGGAACCCGAACATCCAGCGCGTGCGCGTCGTGGTCGCCGGGACGCCCAAGCGCCTCAACGTGTGCACGTCGTGCCTCAAGGCCGGGAAGGTGCAGCGCGCCGTCTGA
- a CDS encoding GNAT family N-acetyltransferase produces MVEHIDEVTIRPATTDDAAAIAAVHIRSWQEAYAGIVPDDYLRSLDPAQRAERWAQRLAQGPADHVRTLVAESGGRMLGFASFGPSRDEDARRREREIYSIYLDPGTWGHGVARDLMRTVLAETGEHTPMSLWVLADNARARHFYRRHGFAPDGVERLESVGGADLLEVRYRRG; encoded by the coding sequence ATGGTCGAGCACATCGACGAGGTCACCATCCGCCCCGCGACCACGGACGACGCGGCGGCGATCGCCGCCGTGCACATCCGTTCGTGGCAGGAGGCGTACGCCGGCATCGTCCCGGACGACTACCTGCGCTCCCTCGATCCCGCGCAGCGCGCCGAACGGTGGGCGCAGAGGCTCGCGCAGGGCCCCGCCGACCACGTGCGCACGCTCGTCGCCGAGTCGGGCGGCCGGATGCTCGGGTTCGCGTCCTTCGGGCCGAGCCGGGACGAGGACGCGCGGCGCCGCGAGCGGGAGATCTACTCGATCTACCTCGACCCGGGGACGTGGGGGCACGGCGTCGCCCGCGACCTGATGCGCACGGTGCTGGCCGAGACCGGCGAGCACACGCCGATGTCGCTGTGGGTGCTCGCCGACAACGCCCGCGCCCGCCACTTCTACCGTCGCCACGGGTTCGCCCCGGACGGCGTCGAGCGTCTGGAGTCCGTCGGCGGCGCCGACCTGCTCGAGGTGCGGTACCGCCGGGGCTGA
- a CDS encoding DAK2 domain-containing protein, translating to MGVVSGQDVLGGVVVRAWAVAATTACGAARERIDAVNVFPVPDADTGSNVALTVAGGADAVAAAGPEADAAAVAAAFADGAARAARGSSGIILSQWLVGFAAGLAAGSDGIGTQALVGALDRASVTARGAVPDPQEGTVLTVAHEIAGHARRAAGTAAAGSAGDVLAAAADAARADLGRLSAGHDVLRAARVVDAGACALLVVVDALAHTLRTGGRQLDGADVDLSWLPQAGPDVVAGCAPAAGGAFEVMMLVRPGWPGAGALASALQEVGDAVAVVDAGGVRHAHVHCDDPAAAVGLVPADARAQVVVRRVDEPAPAERGLVVLTTSPGLAAWYATCGAVTLVGPDPGPHEVARAALDTRAGRAVVVDAGVGTAGARDGGADDVLVTTGDGPAVVACLALVADPGLAPDAARQALRRLRSAGPVPADAVPEVVAGLLPQVPAAQGVTLVHGHDVGADAARAVADALADALPQVEVVVAGPAAGAAWWVGVD from the coding sequence GTGGGGGTCGTGTCGGGGCAGGACGTGCTCGGTGGTGTCGTGGTGCGCGCGTGGGCGGTGGCCGCGACGACCGCGTGCGGCGCGGCCCGTGAGCGCATCGACGCCGTCAACGTGTTCCCGGTGCCCGACGCCGACACCGGCTCCAACGTCGCGCTGACCGTCGCGGGGGGCGCGGACGCCGTGGCCGCCGCGGGCCCCGAGGCCGACGCCGCGGCGGTCGCCGCGGCCTTCGCGGACGGGGCCGCGCGCGCGGCCCGGGGCAGCTCCGGGATCATCCTGAGCCAGTGGCTGGTGGGCTTCGCCGCCGGGCTCGCCGCGGGCTCCGACGGCATCGGCACGCAGGCGCTGGTCGGTGCCCTCGACCGGGCGTCCGTGACCGCGCGCGGCGCGGTGCCCGACCCGCAGGAGGGCACGGTCCTGACGGTGGCCCACGAGATCGCGGGCCACGCCCGGCGCGCCGCCGGCACCGCGGCCGCCGGCTCGGCCGGCGACGTCCTGGCCGCAGCGGCGGACGCCGCCCGCGCCGACCTCGGCCGGCTCAGCGCGGGCCACGACGTGCTGCGCGCGGCCCGTGTCGTCGACGCGGGCGCGTGCGCGCTCCTCGTGGTGGTGGACGCCCTCGCCCACACCCTGCGCACGGGCGGGCGGCAGCTGGACGGCGCGGACGTCGACCTGAGCTGGCTGCCGCAGGCGGGCCCGGACGTCGTCGCCGGCTGCGCGCCCGCGGCCGGGGGCGCGTTCGAGGTGATGATGCTCGTGCGTCCGGGCTGGCCCGGGGCGGGTGCCCTGGCGTCGGCGCTGCAGGAGGTCGGCGACGCGGTCGCGGTCGTCGACGCCGGCGGCGTGAGGCACGCCCACGTGCACTGCGACGACCCCGCGGCGGCCGTCGGGCTCGTGCCGGCGGACGCGCGTGCGCAGGTCGTGGTGCGGCGGGTCGACGAGCCGGCGCCGGCCGAGCGCGGGCTCGTGGTCCTGACGACGTCGCCGGGCCTCGCCGCCTGGTACGCCACCTGTGGTGCGGTGACGCTCGTCGGCCCCGACCCCGGCCCCCACGAGGTCGCGCGCGCGGCGCTCGACACCCGCGCGGGTCGCGCGGTCGTCGTCGACGCGGGCGTCGGGACCGCCGGCGCCCGGGACGGCGGAGCCGACGACGTGCTCGTGACGACCGGCGACGGTCCCGCGGTCGTCGCCTGCCTCGCCCTCGTGGCCGACCCCGGCCTCGCGCCCGACGCCGCGCGGCAGGCGCTGCGGCGCCTGCGCTCCGCGGGTCCGGTGCCGGCCGACGCCGTCCCGGAGGTCGTCGCCGGTCTGCTGCCGCAGGTACCGGCGGCGCAGGGCGTGACCCTCGTGCACGGGCACGACGTCGGTGCGGACGCGGCCCGCGCCGTCGCCGACGCGCTGGCCGACGCGCTGCCGCAGGTCGAGGTCGTCGTCGCCGGCCCCGCGGCCGGCGCCGCCTGGTGGGTCGGGGTGGACTGA
- a CDS encoding trans-sulfuration enzyme family protein, with protein sequence MTTPAPASPDLPHATVSPRTLAVSAGRPARTAGGSVNPPVVLTSTFVSQGAPAAGEHLYGRMGTPAWEPFEEALAVLERADHLATGRPADGPPATVFASGMAAIDATLALVPVGGRVVVPRHAYQVTLVLLREQAERGLLRVDQVDVADTEAVLATLRGRDGDAPAAMLWLESPTNPMLEVADLPVLIAAAHDVGALVVVDSTFATPLLQRPLAHGADVVVHSVTKYLAGHSDVVLGATVTDSPALHARLVGHRTTHGAIAGPFEVWLALRGLRTLALRVERAQHNAAELARRLDAHAHVVEVRYPGLPADPGHDRARAQMDGFGAILGLRPVGGPAGADALVAAVRLWVPATSLGGVESTLERRRRFATESPTVPEDLVRLSVGIEDVEDLWADLSAALDAAAGV encoded by the coding sequence GTGACCACGCCGGCGCCCGCCTCCCCCGACCTGCCGCACGCCACCGTCTCACCGCGCACGCTCGCGGTCAGCGCGGGGCGTCCCGCCCGCACCGCGGGGGGCTCGGTGAACCCTCCGGTGGTCCTCACCTCGACGTTCGTGTCGCAGGGCGCCCCGGCCGCCGGCGAGCACCTGTACGGCCGCATGGGCACCCCCGCGTGGGAGCCGTTCGAGGAGGCGCTGGCCGTGCTCGAGCGTGCCGACCACCTCGCGACCGGCCGCCCGGCCGACGGGCCCCCCGCGACCGTGTTCGCCTCCGGCATGGCGGCGATCGACGCCACCCTCGCGCTCGTGCCCGTGGGAGGGCGCGTGGTCGTGCCCCGCCACGCCTACCAGGTCACGCTCGTGCTGCTGCGGGAGCAGGCGGAGCGCGGGCTGCTGCGCGTCGACCAGGTGGACGTCGCCGACACCGAGGCGGTCCTCGCGACCCTGCGGGGACGGGACGGCGACGCGCCGGCCGCGATGCTGTGGCTCGAGTCGCCGACCAACCCCATGCTCGAGGTCGCGGACCTGCCGGTGCTGATCGCCGCGGCGCACGACGTCGGTGCGCTCGTCGTCGTCGACAGCACGTTCGCGACGCCGCTGCTGCAGCGGCCCCTCGCGCACGGTGCGGACGTGGTCGTCCACTCGGTCACCAAGTACCTCGCCGGGCACTCGGACGTCGTGCTGGGCGCCACGGTCACCGACTCCCCCGCGCTGCACGCACGGCTCGTCGGGCACCGCACGACGCACGGGGCGATCGCCGGCCCGTTCGAGGTCTGGCTCGCGCTGCGCGGGCTGCGGACGCTCGCCCTGCGCGTCGAGCGCGCGCAGCACAACGCGGCCGAGCTGGCGCGGCGCCTGGACGCCCACGCGCACGTCGTCGAGGTGCGGTACCCCGGCCTGCCCGCCGATCCCGGCCACGACCGCGCCCGCGCCCAGATGGACGGCTTCGGCGCGATCCTGGGGTTGCGTCCGGTCGGCGGCCCGGCGGGCGCCGACGCGCTGGTCGCCGCGGTGCGGCTGTGGGTCCCCGCCACGAGCCTCGGCGGGGTCGAGTCGACGCTCGAGCGGCGCCGCCGGTTCGCGACCGAGTCGCCGACGGTGCCCGAGGACCTCGTGCGGCTGTCGGTGGGCATCGAGGACGTCGAGGACCTGTGGGCAGACCTCTCGGCCGCCCTCGACGCCGCGGCCGGGGTCTGA
- a CDS encoding D-alanine--D-alanine ligase family protein: protein MDATKIPLPDADGRTDGETGDRRPRVMVLFGGRSGEHAISCATAGGVLRAIDRDRFDVVAVGITRTGQWVLADDDPDRWAIRDGHLPEVEDTRTRVLLPQGTGDREVQVLHDGRLGTPLGAVDVVFPLLHGPFGEDGTLQGLLELADVRYVGSGVLASAVGMDKHMMKLVLAGSGLAVGPYRVLPAGRAVDAATVDAIVTELGLPLFVKPARAGSSLGISRVDDPAELPAAIEVARAHDPKVIVEAAIVGREIECGVLGGRAGAPARASLPGEIVVTDTRHAFYDFEAKYLDEAGVTLACPAQLAPDTVARVQDAAVRAFEAVGCEGLARVDVFVTHDDQVVVNEINTMPGFTPYSMYPRMWEVTGVDYATLVDELVGLALERPTGLR, encoded by the coding sequence ATGGACGCCACGAAGATCCCCCTGCCCGACGCCGACGGGCGCACCGACGGCGAGACCGGGGACCGTCGTCCCCGTGTCATGGTGCTGTTCGGCGGCCGCTCCGGCGAGCACGCGATCAGCTGCGCGACGGCCGGCGGCGTGCTGCGCGCCATCGACCGCGACCGCTTCGACGTGGTCGCCGTGGGCATCACGCGCACGGGGCAGTGGGTGCTCGCGGACGACGACCCCGACCGCTGGGCCATCCGCGACGGCCACCTGCCCGAGGTCGAGGACACGCGGACCCGCGTCCTGCTCCCGCAGGGCACGGGGGACCGCGAGGTCCAGGTCCTGCACGACGGTCGGCTCGGGACGCCGCTCGGCGCCGTCGACGTGGTCTTCCCGCTGCTGCACGGGCCCTTCGGGGAGGACGGGACCCTGCAGGGCCTCCTGGAGCTGGCCGACGTGCGCTACGTGGGCTCCGGTGTCCTCGCGTCGGCGGTCGGCATGGACAAGCACATGATGAAGCTCGTGCTCGCCGGGTCCGGCCTCGCCGTCGGGCCGTACCGCGTGCTGCCGGCGGGCCGCGCGGTCGACGCGGCGACGGTCGACGCGATCGTCACCGAGCTCGGCCTGCCGCTGTTCGTCAAGCCGGCGCGCGCGGGGTCGAGCCTCGGCATCTCCCGGGTGGACGACCCCGCGGAGCTGCCGGCCGCCATCGAGGTCGCGCGTGCGCACGACCCGAAGGTCATCGTCGAGGCGGCGATCGTGGGCCGTGAGATCGAGTGCGGCGTGCTCGGCGGCCGCGCCGGTGCCCCGGCGCGGGCGTCGCTGCCGGGCGAGATCGTCGTCACGGACACGCGCCACGCGTTCTACGACTTCGAGGCCAAGTACCTCGACGAGGCCGGCGTGACGCTCGCGTGCCCGGCGCAGCTGGCGCCCGACACGGTCGCGCGGGTGCAGGACGCCGCGGTGCGTGCGTTCGAGGCCGTCGGGTGCGAAGGGCTCGCGCGGGTCGACGTGTTCGTGACGCACGACGACCAGGTCGTCGTGAACGAGATCAACACGATGCCCGGCTTCACGCCCTACTCGATGTACCCGCGGATGTGGGAGGTCACGGGCGTGGACTACGCGACGCTCGTCGACGAGCTCGTCGGCCTCGCGCTGGAGCGGCCCACCGGCCTGCGCTGA